In Papaver somniferum cultivar HN1 chromosome 9, ASM357369v1, whole genome shotgun sequence, the genomic stretch tgaaaaatgatgaaaatcatCCCTATCAGAAATGTGAAATTGATTAATTATCCCTGAAAATACATATCCTATTGAATTTTAGAAAACCCAAAATGAAACTCATGAACCTAAGAGTACAGTATGCAAGTGGAGGAACATAAGAAGTTCAAACAGATTCATCACAACGAAATTTTTtctgaactcgcatgtgtttttATTCCCCTTTTAGGTTAAAAGAGTTAAACGAAAtactgaataacaaatattgaATCTCATAGGGACAATAGTCAAATCACAATTCTGAAATCCTCTTAGTCACCCTTCTGTTCTTCTCCATCTTcatgtttcatccttgtttaacccaaaaaataaatgGTATAAAAAAATCCAGGAAAACAGTTCTTTATTAGATGTATAGTTGGTAGAAGATAAAAATTCCAGGAAAACCATAAATCAAtcctaattgaatttgaaatgattgttttttttgaagcaaaattATTTTTCAATTGAAACTCCATATGAAAACATCCGACCAATTttccaaaaacaaatcaaaatggaACAACATTCATCTTCATATGTTCTCCGTGCTTCTATCTCGAAAGGTATTGACTGTTGATATAACACAGAGAATATTATTTCACGTGATATTTTTACACGTCACAACGCCACGTCAATTTGGGCGCGGACCCGGACACAGTATAGCAAACCCGTAGTAGATATGGATTTACTAGTTTAGTTTAGCTTTTTCGGTGTATTAAGGATGACGTGACAAGGAGGAAAAAATCACTCCATCGTGTCAAAGTCCACGTCATCTTTGTTGTTATTCAGCTGTTCATGTAGCACGGTTGGTAAGAGAGTAGCGTATGAGAGTTGGTAATAGGCATAAAGAGAGAGTTCTTCGCTCAGAGTTAGCTTGCATTACACCGTGAACTTGTACTCATCATCATGAAATCACCCCCATGGATGTAGGTTTTAACATCGAACTATGTAAAATCTCTCGAGTCTTGATACTTTTACCGGCATACACATATATTTTCATCCTATACTTGTGAACATGAAAAATGTTTGTGACCTAGATTTAGGATTGATCCTTGGTGTACTTTGGGTTTTCCAGCAATTACAGCAGAATCAATCCACACTCCAAAGTCAAAATCGatctcaaaaaaacaaaaacctacAAAGTACACAGACAAATCAATGAGCTGCGTGATAAgaaattttcattttcaaatccaaataagtGTTATAAGAAATCAATTAGAAAATTTGTGGAAAAAGATGCTGATTTTTGCATGATTTATACTGGGAATACCAGTCCTACTAGGATCTGATACCATCTCATCGATCCAATGGTCAGGACTGTTTAATATTTTTTGTCCCGCATGAAATGGTATCAGCCCCTGGTAGGACTGGTAGTGGTATCCCCTCTATAAATCATGGATTGTTGGGTGTTGTTGAaaaggaggaagaaaaagaagaaccaaccaaagaagaagaaaaataaaaacacaacgATAACCAAACTTCTCCCAGCAGTTGCGAAGCAATGAGATCACAATGATACAAAAAACATGTTGTGCATATTGGATGCCACCAGACTCTTTTAGTGAAACAGAGTGTGAGGTTGAAGCAACATGTAGCTTGTTGTACTAAATAAAGGCGGGAAAGAATAATAAATTATATCTAAACTGTGTCCGTAAATTTTATAATCTGTAAGGTTCATTCATCAGTTCCAGCTAATAAAATGGATTTGTTCATACTACCAAAGTATCCTGTTTCATGTTGTATGTAATGTATAATACCAAACTCCGTTAGTGAAACAGATTGTTAGACTGGGAGCAAGATGTGGCTCATTGTACTGAAAATAAGAGGAAAAGAACAATAAATCATGTCTCTAAATTGTGCGGCTGTAAGGTTAGTTTATCGGTTGCGGCTAATAAAAATGGATCTTTATGATAGAAATTTAGCACTTGTATTCATAAATTTCCCGATTGTCTGGTTACAAAGAGAAAATTTACACATTCTGGTAAGAAAAACTAAATTCTGAAATGCTGATTTCTATATAGATTGCCCGTTTTGATGAAACAACAAGAAGCATTCACAAGCTTACAGTGTTGCGCCAAAAATAGAAGAAGACACATCTCTGTAAGTTGCCAAAATTTTGAGATTTGCTTCATAGGTTACCAAAAATTTGAGATCCAAATTACTCCAAGGACCCTATCTTAGTCTGCATATACTACTGAATAAATTACCAGGGAGTATTGGCCTTTCAAAAATTTCATCTACTCTTCTGCAAGCTTTCGTTCAACATAGCTTCTCTGTCCCTTTTCAGATCTACTGTTCAGAGGCCAGCTTCATAAGCTCATCCAACCGAGGAAGCAAAAAACCCACATTCATGTCAAGGTGCTCAAATGCTTCCAAACTCTTTCTCCATAACTGAAACACATCCCTAGAAGTACTGCTAACTTGGCTAGATTGAATGGCATCAGAAATGTTGACAGTTTCACAAATCATACCTGCAACTAATTTACAATTGAGGCCGGGTACAAGATTTTTATGCAAGAAGGAATTCTGACTGCAGCAGAGCTCGTAGTATCTTGACCTTACATGTTTGGACATTTCCGAATCTATATTCAAATCGTTATAGATTATGGTGAAACTCTCTACATTCTTGATATCTTGAAACTCAGGCACCGAGCTTGCAAATCTAATACCTTCCAAATTCTCTGAATCTGCCTCTTCACTGCAATTTTTAGGTTGATCAGCAACAGGTAAAGGAAGACGCTTTGGTTTCCCTACAACAGTTTTTCTCGTCGGCTTCATATCATTGCCTGCCTTGCCTAATTTAAACATCCAAACAACATGGTACAAGTAATTAAATACCAACAGGTAGAAGTTCGATTGAGACTGATAGAACAATCAGAAGGAGATGCCCAGTAAAGATACCTAGACAACTTTTCTGCGCACAAGCTTCCAGTTGTACACAGCCAAAAGCACCATCAAGTTCTGCTAAACCAGTTGTCCTTACAATGTATACCTATAAAACACAGGAATTAATTAGGAAAATATGAGAAACATATTGCACTGTCAAGTTAAGGAATGACTCGTATCCAACAATGTGATGGTGACAGAGCTGATTTTGAAGCAATCATTGCGTTCTACGTATAATAGCATCTGTTAAAAGAGAGTCGTGAAGCTGTTTTTCAAGAAAAAAGCAAAACTGAATGCAGTCAATCCACAGGATCAGAAATTTTCTTCATAATCAGTCTTCTTGCACAAATGTGAAAAAGATCATGCTAGAACCCATGGAGAAAACATATATGGCAAGCTCCCTACTTTCTGTTATTGGTACTTACGGTGATGCTTTTTTCATTGTTGAAATTAAAGAGTGGAATTGGTCTAAACTACAAAATTGGTAGGTGACACCCAGAAGCCAAATGCATCCACAGCAATGAATTCTGAGATCAGAGCAAAATGCTCAGCCCTTAAGGAAGCAGTTAGGTGGGCAGGGGAAACAGAATTTCAGAAGGTCATAATTCTGACAGGTTTGCAGAATGGAGCACAAACTCTTAAACGAAAAGCAATTAAGCAATCAGTACTGCCTGGCAAGATATACGGTGATTTCATAGTGACACATGCTACGAGCCTACAAGTCCCTATTTTTATTGGATAAGCAAGTCATGAAAAACAAGTTGTGCCGCACCTTTTCTGAGCAATGTGATCTATACACTTTATAGCAACAAAATAAATGTTAAAAGGAATGAAAGTTTGTCACAACAAAGAACCATTTGATCACCTTGAATTTATTAATCTCGATTAACTGGAAAACCACTGCATCCCCCTCTACTAACTTGTGATCAATAGCAAACCCTCTCTATCCAGCACTGAGTCCACATTTTCCAGCAAGGTATTTTGCAATGTGCTCTTTCCCTTCTTCATCCAACAAAGTCATTGAAATGTCTTCTTTTAACATAAATTTAGCACAGAATTTCGAGGGAATCCCCTGCCAACAAAAATCCATTAAAAATAATCAAGACCATACCTTATTATGCTCCAATCAAGACATAGATCATTACAAGTAGAAAACTAATGGGAGCAATTACCAGAGAAAATCCCCCTGAAACATGTGACTTAACCATAAGTTTAACGAAACTTGGGAATTTAGGGTCTAAACTCGAACGAATCTCTTCAGCTCGCTCTATAGGGTCTAGCAATTTAGCTTTACCATTCTCAACCATAAGACTCCTATTTTCAGATCTACAAGACAATAAAATTGCAGAAAACCACATTCAAAATTATGAGAAAACTCGTTAAGAAATCACCAACTTTTTAACAAAATTGAATTCTAAAATGATTTCTTTTCCTGAACAACTTACTCTATTGACTCCTTCACTGGATCAGCAAGAGTTACCTGTCCAACATAATTATTAGTACTTTTTTTCTGAGAACTGGGTACTGATTTTAGGGAAAAAGAAAAGGGTACTGATTTAgggcaaaatgaaaaaaaatcagaaaaatcttgaagagagttgaAAATTGATTGAACCTTCGTTATATGAGATTTAGGATTTGAAGAAGTGATAGAGCTTGGCTGAGAGAGGTGAGTTAGAGCCATTCCATCATCGTCTTCTTCCTCCGTTTCCATAGTATTTTTGATTCTCAATACATTGTCCTCTGCTGCTGCTGACTCTTGGGTGTCCATCTTGattgtattttgattttttttgcacAGATTTTtcaattagaaattagggtttttcttttaAATCATATGAGTGTTACCGGAAACCCAACCGTATAAAGTTTGAAATGGAACTTGATCGCCAAAAGTTTACTATTTTAAGTGACATGACAACTCATGTAATGCCGTAATTTTTTCTAAGGGGACAATAATGCCCTCTGTTACACTAGTAAAACAAATAATGTATGAAAAATgggttgtttaccatttgcatcttatgATGGTCTCAATCCTTTTTACTAAGAGCATCCagagtgggcgagtataaccaaaaatttgggatgagatcgtaacgcagtgggacggagtaaagattaaatcccagccaaagatcaaatcccagatcatatttggtcgcgaccaaataccaaatcctaatataatcgggcgtaaatttaaagtacgcttgttgctgggcggacacccaaccatccgcccgttcacttactcatcaggcgggcaccaaaccatccgccccattcaaaatgaaattcatcaggcggacacccaatcatccgtccgttcacatttcgtcaggcggacaccaaaccatccgccccattcaaaatgaaattcatcaggcggacacccaaccatccgcccgttcacttactcatcag encodes the following:
- the LOC113312964 gene encoding B3 domain-containing protein Os01g0234100-like, which encodes MIASKSALSPSHCWIRVYIVRTTGLAELDGAFGCVQLEACAQKSCLGKAGNDMKPTRKTVVGKPKRLPLPVADQPKNCSEEADSENLEGIRFASSVPEFQDIKNVESFTIIYNDLNIDSEMSKHVRSRYYELCCSQNSFLHKNLVPGLNCKLVAGMICETVNISDAIQSSQVSSTSRDVFQLWRKSLEAFEHLDMNVGFLLPRLDELMKLASEQ
- the LOC113314086 gene encoding B3 domain-containing protein Os01g0234100-like, coding for MDTQESAAAEDNVLRIKNTMETEEEDDDGMALTHLSQPSSITSSNPKSHITKVTLADPVKESIESENRSLMVENGKAKLLDPIERAEEIRSSLDPKFPSFVKLMVKSHVSGGFSLGIPSKFCAKFMLKEDISMTLLDEEGKEHIAKYLAGKCGLSAG